In Stenotrophomonas sp. 169, one DNA window encodes the following:
- a CDS encoding membrane-bound PQQ-dependent dehydrogenase, glucose/quinate/shikimate family has translation MDEKTKSPALCRALVILTGLLVALFGLVLLVGGVRLLLLGGSGYFAPMGAASLLAGVLMLRRRPGGALLYALAFLATIAWALVDVGLEFWPLVSRLVMPAVLALLVALTWPALRRARGLAPGRGGYVIAGLLLVGLLGTGASAFRERPVVAAEGTRPPITPVAEGTQQRDWAHWGNTTAGTRFAALDQITLDNVDQLQVAWTAHTGDIPESNGFGAEDQSTPLQIGDTLFLCTPHNRVIAVDADTGRQRWAFDPKATAPNWQRCRGLGYFDASQPLAGTAAATPTAPAPTPAAAGAAPALCEKRILMTSIDARLFALDAATGAACTDFGSNGVVDLKQGMGEIKPGFFTLTAAPLVAGDLVVVGGRVADNIEVNEPSGVVRAYNVRTGALTWVWDLSKETPDVPLDPSIHYTRATPNVWTSMAYDAQLGLVYLPTGNTTPDQWAGERTPQDDKYSSAVVALDVATGKERWVYQTVHHDLWDYDLPAQPTLTDVPDGKGGTLPALLQVTKAGQVFMLNRATGQPIAEVADVAAPQGNAEGERYAPTQRLSVGLPQIGAQTLTESDMWGATPIDQMLCRIQFKQMRYDGMFTPPGEDLALQWPGSLGGMNWGSASVDPTTGYLFVNDMRLGLWTKLIPRAQMTSGAGGVEMGAASQTGTPYGSLRDRFLSKLGIPCQKPPFGTMSAINLATRQLVWQVPVGTVQDTGPLGIRMHLPIPVGMPTLGGSLATQSGLLFFAGTQDFYLRAYDSRSGKEVWKARLPVGSQGTPITYVSPTTGRQYVVISAGGARQSPDRGDYVIAYALPSK, from the coding sequence GTGGACGAGAAAACGAAAAGCCCGGCGCTGTGCCGGGCGCTGGTCATCCTGACCGGTCTGCTGGTCGCTCTTTTTGGCCTGGTGCTGCTGGTCGGCGGTGTGCGCTTGCTGCTGCTTGGCGGCAGTGGCTACTTCGCACCGATGGGCGCGGCCTCGCTGCTGGCCGGTGTGCTGATGCTGCGGCGACGCCCGGGCGGCGCGCTGCTGTACGCGCTGGCCTTCCTCGCCACCATCGCCTGGGCCCTGGTGGACGTGGGCCTGGAGTTCTGGCCGCTGGTATCGCGGCTGGTAATGCCGGCGGTGCTGGCCCTGCTGGTGGCCCTGACCTGGCCGGCGCTGCGTCGCGCTCGCGGGCTGGCACCAGGCAGGGGCGGCTACGTGATCGCCGGCCTGCTGCTGGTGGGACTGCTGGGCACCGGCGCCTCGGCCTTCCGGGAGCGCCCCGTGGTGGCCGCCGAGGGCACACGGCCCCCGATCACGCCGGTCGCCGAAGGCACCCAGCAACGCGACTGGGCGCACTGGGGCAACACCACCGCAGGCACTCGTTTCGCCGCGCTGGACCAGATCACCCTGGACAATGTGGATCAACTGCAGGTTGCCTGGACCGCGCATACCGGCGACATACCGGAGAGCAACGGCTTCGGCGCCGAGGACCAGAGCACGCCGCTACAGATCGGCGACACGTTGTTCCTGTGCACTCCGCACAACCGGGTGATCGCCGTCGATGCCGATACCGGCCGCCAGCGCTGGGCCTTTGATCCCAAGGCCACCGCGCCCAATTGGCAACGCTGCCGCGGGCTGGGCTACTTCGATGCCAGCCAGCCGCTGGCGGGCACGGCGGCGGCCACCCCGACCGCTCCCGCACCGACGCCGGCAGCAGCCGGCGCCGCGCCGGCGCTGTGCGAAAAACGCATTCTGATGACCTCCATCGACGCCCGCCTGTTCGCACTGGATGCGGCCACGGGTGCGGCCTGTACGGACTTCGGCAGCAATGGCGTCGTGGACCTGAAACAGGGCATGGGGGAGATCAAGCCGGGCTTCTTCACCTTGACCGCCGCCCCGCTGGTGGCCGGTGACCTGGTGGTGGTCGGCGGCCGCGTGGCCGACAACATCGAAGTCAATGAGCCGTCCGGCGTGGTCCGCGCCTACAACGTGCGCACCGGCGCGCTCACCTGGGTATGGGATCTTTCCAAAGAAACGCCGGACGTGCCGCTGGATCCGTCCATCCACTACACCCGCGCCACCCCGAACGTGTGGACCTCGATGGCCTACGACGCCCAGCTTGGACTGGTCTACCTACCCACCGGCAATACCACGCCGGACCAGTGGGCCGGCGAGCGGACGCCGCAGGATGACAAGTACAGCTCGGCCGTGGTGGCGCTGGACGTGGCGACCGGCAAGGAGCGTTGGGTCTACCAGACCGTCCACCACGATCTGTGGGATTACGATCTGCCGGCGCAGCCGACGCTGACCGATGTCCCCGACGGCAAGGGCGGTACGCTGCCTGCCCTGCTGCAGGTCACCAAGGCGGGGCAGGTGTTCATGCTCAACCGTGCCACCGGCCAGCCCATCGCCGAGGTGGCGGACGTCGCGGCGCCGCAGGGCAACGCAGAGGGCGAGCGCTACGCGCCGACCCAACGGCTTTCGGTGGGCCTGCCGCAGATCGGTGCCCAGACCCTGACCGAGTCGGACATGTGGGGCGCCACGCCCATCGACCAGATGCTGTGCCGCATCCAGTTCAAGCAGATGCGCTACGACGGCATGTTCACCCCGCCGGGAGAAGACCTGGCGTTGCAGTGGCCGGGCTCGTTGGGCGGCATGAACTGGGGCAGTGCCTCGGTGGACCCGACGACCGGCTATCTGTTCGTCAATGACATGCGCTTGGGACTGTGGACCAAGCTGATTCCGCGCGCGCAGATGACCAGTGGCGCTGGCGGCGTGGAAATGGGCGCGGCCTCGCAGACCGGCACGCCGTATGGTTCGCTGCGCGACCGTTTCCTGTCCAAGCTGGGCATCCCGTGCCAGAAGCCGCCGTTCGGCACGATGTCGGCGATCAATCTGGCGACCCGCCAGCTGGTCTGGCAGGTGCCGGTCGGCACCGTGCAGGACACCGGCCCGCTGGGCATCCGCATGCACCTGCCGATTCCGGTTGGCATGCCGACACTGGGCGGTTCGCTGGCTACCCAGTCCGGCCTGCTGTTCTTTGCTGGCACCCAGGACTTCTACCTGCGCGCCTATGACAGCCGCAGCGGCAAGGAAGTGTGGAAAGCACGCCTTCCGGTGGGCAGCCAAGGCACGCCGATCACCTACGTATCGCCGACCACCGGTCGCCAGTACGTGGTGATTTCCGCAGGCGGAGCGCGGCAGTCACCGGATCGCGGTGACTACGTGATCGCCTACGCACTGCCGTCGAAATAA
- a CDS encoding IclR family transcriptional regulator C-terminal domain-containing protein, with translation MPVVPPSRRPKPSPAPPQDRGLSHALMQQIQDNQGDPDFMTSLGRGLAVMTVFSQHPREVTMSQISSETGISRAAVRRVLHTLQKLGYVGEQGRGFVLLPRVLGLGGAYVASSSMTAAAQPVLDALRDDLHESCSLGVLDGDDVLYIARAETVRIMSIGLRAGSRLPCYCTSMGRVLLAALPRDTLDGYLERTPLRPRTERTITRVDEFLETLDKVRRERVALVDQELEIGLRSIAVPVLRRSGEVVGALNIGTQAGRISLGTMQTRILPRLRESAQQLGMLLG, from the coding sequence ATGCCTGTTGTTCCCCCCAGTCGTCGCCCCAAGCCGTCCCCTGCCCCGCCACAGGACCGTGGCCTGTCCCACGCATTGATGCAGCAGATCCAGGACAACCAGGGCGATCCGGATTTCATGACCTCGCTGGGCCGTGGCCTGGCAGTGATGACGGTGTTCTCGCAGCACCCGCGCGAAGTGACCATGTCGCAGATCAGCAGCGAGACCGGCATTTCGCGCGCGGCCGTGCGCCGCGTACTGCACACCCTGCAGAAGCTGGGCTATGTCGGCGAACAGGGCCGTGGCTTCGTGCTGCTTCCGCGCGTGCTGGGTCTTGGCGGCGCCTATGTGGCGTCCTCGTCGATGACCGCAGCCGCGCAGCCGGTGCTGGATGCGCTGCGCGATGACCTGCACGAGTCGTGTTCGCTGGGCGTGCTGGATGGCGATGACGTGCTGTACATCGCGCGCGCCGAAACGGTGCGCATCATGTCCATCGGGCTACGCGCCGGCAGCCGCCTGCCGTGCTACTGCACGTCGATGGGCCGGGTGCTGCTGGCCGCGCTTCCGCGTGACACGCTGGACGGCTACCTGGAGCGCACGCCGCTCCGCCCGCGCACCGAACGCACCATTACCCGGGTGGATGAGTTTCTGGAGACACTGGACAAGGTGCGCCGCGAACGCGTGGCGCTGGTCGACCAGGAACTGGAGATCGGGCTGCGTTCGATCGCCGTTCCGGTGCTGCGCCGCAGTGGCGAAGTCGTGGGTGCGCTGAACATCGGCACCCAGGCTGGGCGCATCAGCCTGGGCACGATGCAGACCCGGATCCTGCCGCGGTTGCGCGAATCGGCGCAGCAGTTGGGGATGCTGCTGGGCTGA
- the pcaC gene encoding 4-carboxymuconolactone decarboxylase — protein MDEQQRYEAGLAVRREVLGEAHVERSLQARTDFTEEFQAFITRTAWGTVWTRDGLPRHTRSLLTIVMMVALGHDEEFKLHIRAARNNGVTPEDIKEVLLQAAIYCGVPAANHAFALAKPILEEQATE, from the coding sequence ATGGACGAACAGCAACGTTACGAAGCCGGCTTGGCGGTACGCCGCGAGGTCCTGGGCGAGGCACACGTGGAGCGCTCGTTGCAGGCGCGTACCGATTTCACCGAGGAGTTCCAGGCCTTCATCACCCGCACGGCGTGGGGCACGGTGTGGACGCGCGACGGTTTGCCGCGGCACACCCGCTCGCTGCTGACCATCGTGATGATGGTGGCGCTGGGGCACGACGAAGAGTTCAAGCTGCATATCCGCGCAGCCCGCAACAACGGCGTCACGCCGGAGGACATCAAGGAAGTGCTGTTGCAGGCGGCGATCTACTGCGGCGTGCCGGCAGCCAACCACGCCTTCGCCCTGGCCAAGCCGATCCTGGAAGAACAGGCGACCGAATGA